In a single window of the Tigriopus californicus strain San Diego chromosome 2, Tcal_SD_v2.1, whole genome shotgun sequence genome:
- the LOC131877122 gene encoding phosphatidylinositol 4,5-bisphosphate 3-kinase catalytic subunit beta isoform-like isoform X3 yields MTDSSVEKGDKSAFSRLRSGSISTGLFLGHHSSKVHPERSSINSETSSASSSICAHRSDQSPPPFRTRLMLPRQESIMSDHVLMSFESGPGSALLRGRSGSFNVPRSPGSHDTDLSSPLVLSRERSLHDLSSDISYVDPFDRSRNSLELFAENEFFGGVYLGPDGREDFEEINCLLPNGIIMDLSVHPDDEIIDIKQLVLNRATTDERLPLRGCLNPDGSHYTLKYVSSNGEIETCYDEAKTLRELKPFQNLLKFEHRVKDQDLYEFRNQIGKLIGKNLQDFDELRNPEVNDFRWQMKLFCRKIAQARRIRLKDSWEAQILYQFPPRIVSSPCDSHCYQRLKVRLLWHSDEINEISPNVEPKDLILELANKFHHTEDEVQRSFLKVVGEDSYLIGQHRMIDFEYIREQISLQKLAKLVVVDVKEIDIVQANDQFYKSLEKGGITLKTEVNQPLSRNTSLTAQSFNLMGLPLHSTIDSTSVENKFAVMIKSLEYPKEYLANGSFRCLCLQMGIYHGSKPLCSHVTHTIRCATAELESGIVNVDKEFQFRLKISSLSRESKICVSLFDKRRTSNIPLFWVNSNLFDYKGKLKWKATFHMWKFSPGSTTPTHQQLLPLGPNIGNPNMSDAVHLVATFQNGDIQGWVEYPACVSPEVKANDLMDSNNNIGTITKFYTQELGNISNRDPLHDMTEQEKDLIWKLREYCLSQIPNLLPRVIDCVDYTNQAQVRILNELLTRWPLLPIEKALQLLDYAYPDENVRRFAVKCLRQGTDDVVLRYLLQLSQALKHESYFQNELVDFLLERALTNQHIGHYLFWDLKAEMNSPAASLRFGLILEAYLTSAPEHMKILRQQNTLIEKCKASQRALEKFESSSRHHDKAKARFQSNVKTQFDGHHPFVNFGCPLNPGLKCESIKVESCRLMNSKMRPQMLVFKNMDANYRFGLGPELEDIILIYKKGDDLRQDQLTLQLLKVMDILWNRSGLDLRLNVYRCLATDTAEGLIEVVQSAETICRVQMAMSDYRTTAVFRKGLVLSWLKKINIGEEAMKRAQWEFTQSCAGYSVATYILGIGDRHNDNIMIKKNGQMFHIDFGHFLGNFKHKFGFRRERVPMILSSEFVDVISADCGQPDNFDRFRALCEESYLTIRKHGSLIISLLAMMISTGLPELSSEQDLHVIRSTLHLDRSEEYALEHFRKDFNESLRNAWTISLDWWFHMVNQLRNKGIKAQ; encoded by the exons ATGACCGATTCGAGTGTGGAAAAAGGAGACAAGAGTGCCTTTTCTCGCCTTCGATCCGGTTCCATATCCACTGGGTTGTTCCTTGGGCATCATTCATCGAAGGTGCATCCCGAAAGATCCTCGATCAACTCGGAGACGTCATCAGCGTCATCATCGATTTGTGCCCATCGGTCCGATCAAAGCCCGCCTCCATTTCGCACGAGGTTGATGTTGCCCCGTCAAGAGTCCATCATGTCAGATCACGTGCTCATGTCGTTTGAAAGCGGTCCTGGGTCCGCTTTACTTCGGGGTCGCTCTGGATCTTTCAATGTCCCTAGGTCACCAGGGAGCCATG ACACTGACTTGTCGTCCCCACTGGTTTTGAGTCGCGAACGATCTCTGCACGATCTCAGTAGCGATATCAGTTATGTGGATCCGTTTGACCGAAGTCGAAACAGCTTGGAGCTTTTCGCTGAGAACGAGTTTTTTGGTGGAGTCTATTTAGGACCTGATGGGCGGGAAGATTTCGAAGAGATCAATTGTCTGCTCCCCAACGGTATAATCATGGACTTGTCCGTCCATCCGGATGATGAGATCATCGACATCAAACAACTGGTACTGAATCGAGCCACTACGGACG AGCGATTACCCCTTCGAGGCTGCTTGAACCCGGATGGAAGCCATTACACTCTGAAGTATGTCTCAAGCAATGGTGAGATCGAAACGTGCTACGATGAAGCCAAAACCCTCCGGGAGTTGAAGCCGTTCCAAAATCTGCTCAAGTTCGAACACAGAGTCAAGGACCAGGATTTGTATGAATTTCGCAACCAAATAG GGAAACTTATCGGCAAGAACTTGCAAGACTTTGATGAGCTTCGAAACCCGGAGGTCAACGATTTTCGGTGGCAAATGAAGTTATTCTGCCGTAAGATTGCTCAAGCGAGACGAATAAGATT GAAGGACTCTTGGGAAGCCCAAATTTTGTACCAGTTCCCTCCACGGATTGTTAGCAGTCCCTGTGATTCTCATTGCTACCAACGTCTCAAAGTTCGTTTGCTCTGGCATAGCGACGAAATCAACGAGATCTCGCCTAACGTAGAACCCAAGGATCTGATCCTGGAACTGGCCAACAAATTCCACCACACCGAGGATGAAGTCCAGAGGAGCTTCCTCAAAGTGGTCGGCGAGGATTCCTATTTGATTGGACAACATCGCATGATCGACTTTGAATACATCCGCGAGCAGATCTCCTTGcagaaattggccaaactgGTGGTAGTGGACGTGAAAGAGATCGACATTGTTCAAGCCAACGATCAGTTCTACAAAAGCTTAGAGAAGGGTGGCATCACACTCAAAACCGAAGTGAATCAACCTCTGTCGAGAAACACATCCCTGACCGCTCAGAGCTTCAATCTCATGGGATTGCCCTTACACTCCACGATCGATTCCACGAGTGTCGAGAACAAATTTGCCGTTATGATCAAAAGTCTCGAATACCCCAAGGAGTACCTCGCCAATGGCTCCTTCCGATGTCTTTGTCTGCAAATGGGAATTTACCACGGATCCAAACCTCTTTGCTCGCACGTCACGCACACAATAAGATGTGCAACGGCTGAACTGGAATCGGGAATTGTAAACGTGGACAAG GAGTTCCAATTTCGGTTGAAGATCTCAAGCCTCTCGCGGGAAAGCAAGATCTGCGTGAGTCTCTTCGACAAGCGTCGAACGAGCAACATCCCTTTGTTCTGGGtcaattccaatttgttcGATTACAAGGGCAAACTGAAATGGAAGGCCACATTTCACATGTGGAAGTTCTCGCCAGGGTCCACGACTCCCACTCATCAGCAGTTACTGCCCCTGGGACCCAATATCGGCAATCCAAACATGTCCGATGCCGTTCATTTGGTGGCCACATTTCAGAATGGCGACATTCAAGGTTGGGTCGAGTATCCCGCCTGTGTCAGTCCAGAGGTGAAGGCCAATGATCTGATGGACAGCAATAACAACATCGGGACTATCACCAAATTTTACACCCAAGAATTAGGGAACATCTCGAATCGAGATCCCCTTCACGACATGACCGAACAG GAGAAGGACCTGATCTGGAAGCTCCGGGAATACTGCTTGAGCCAGATCCCCAATCTCCTCCCCAGAGTGATCGATTGCGTGGATTACACGAATCAAGCTCAGGTTCGGATTCTGAATGAATTGCTCACTCGTTGGCCCCTTCTGCCCATAGAGAAAGCCCTCCAACTCCTCGATTACGCCTATCCGGATGAGAATGTGCGCAGATTTGCCGTGAAGTGTCTACGGCAAGGCACGGATGACGTGGTACTGCGATATCTTCTCCAACTCTCACAGGCTCTCAAACACGAGAGCTATTTCCAGAACGAGCTCGTGGATTTTCTCCTGGAAAGAGCCCTGACCAACCAACATATTGGGCATTATCTCTTTTGGGATCTGAAGGCGGAAATGAATTCGCCGGCGGCCAGTCTCCGCTTCGGACTCATCCTCGAGGCTTATCTGACGTCAGCACCCGAGCACATGAAGATCCTCCGTCAACAGAACACCCTCATCGAGAAGTGCAAGGCCTCTCAAAGGGCCCTGGAAAAGTTTGAATCCTCCTCCCGTCATCAtgacaaggccaaggccaggTTTCAATCCAATGTGAAAACTCAGTTTGACGGGCACCATCCATTTGTGAATTTCGGTTGCCCCTTGAATCCCGGACTCAAGTGTGAGAGTATCAAAGTCGAAAGCTGTCGACTCATGAACTCCAAGATGCGCCCACAAATGCTCGTGTTTAAGAATATGGACGCCAACTATAGATTCGGTCTGGGCCCAGAACTGGAGGACATCATTCTGATCTACAAGAAAGGCGACGATCTCCGGCAAGACCAGCTCACCCTCCAATTGCTCAAGGTGATGGACATCTTGTGGAACCGCTCAGGGCTGGACTTGAGACTGAATGTGTATCGATGCTTGGCCACGGATACCGCCGAGGGTCTCATAGAGGTGGTCCAAAGTGCCGAAACGATTTGTCGGGTCCAAATGGCCATGAGTGACTATCGGACCACGGCCGTGTTTCGCAAGGGTCTTGTACTGTCATGGCTGAAGAAGATCAACATCGGGGAAGAGGCCATGAAGCGAGCTCAATGGGAATTCACCCAATCCTGTGCGGGTTATTCGGTAGCCACTTACATTCTTG GGATTGGCGATCGCCACAATGACAACATCATGATCAAGAAGAATGGTCAAATGTTTCACATTGATTTTGGCCACTTCCTCGGGAATTTCAAGCACAAGTTCGGCTTTCGCCGCGAGCGAGTTCCAATGATACTCTCCTCGGAATTTGTGGACGTGATCAGCGCGGATTGCGGTCAACCCGACAATTTTGATCGCTTTCGAGCTCTTTGCGAGGAAAGCTACCTGACCATTCGCAAACACGGATCTCTTATTATCAGTCTTTTGGCCATGATGATCTCCACAGGATTGCCAGAGCTGAGTTCTGAGCAAGACCTCCATGTGATAAGATCGACGTTGCACTTGGACCGATCCGAGGAATACGCTTTGGAGCATTTCCGAAAGGATTTCAACGAGTCGCTCAGGAACGCGTGGACCATTTCCTTGGATTGGTGGTTCCATATGGTCAACCAATTGAGAAATAAGGGTATAAAAGCCCAATGA
- the LOC131877122 gene encoding phosphatidylinositol 4,5-bisphosphate 3-kinase catalytic subunit beta isoform-like isoform X1: protein MFNGSHDKAKIQSSSRPSSPWPRVVFSHNDHDNSNSYNENHHFREKLLLRSRHSKMTDSSVEKGDKSAFSRLRSGSISTGLFLGHHSSKVHPERSSINSETSSASSSICAHRSDQSPPPFRTRLMLPRQESIMSDHVLMSFESGPGSALLRGRSGSFNVPRSPGSHDTDLSSPLVLSRERSLHDLSSDISYVDPFDRSRNSLELFAENEFFGGVYLGPDGREDFEEINCLLPNGIIMDLSVHPDDEIIDIKQLVLNRATTDERLPLRGCLNPDGSHYTLKYVSSNGEIETCYDEAKTLRELKPFQNLLKFEHRVKDQDLYEFRNQIGKLIGKNLQDFDELRNPEVNDFRWQMKLFCRKIAQARRIRLKDSWEAQILYQFPPRIVSSPCDSHCYQRLKVRLLWHSDEINEISPNVEPKDLILELANKFHHTEDEVQRSFLKVVGEDSYLIGQHRMIDFEYIREQISLQKLAKLVVVDVKEIDIVQANDQFYKSLEKGGITLKTEVNQPLSRNTSLTAQSFNLMGLPLHSTIDSTSVENKFAVMIKSLEYPKEYLANGSFRCLCLQMGIYHGSKPLCSHVTHTIRCATAELESGIVNVDKEFQFRLKISSLSRESKICVSLFDKRRTSNIPLFWVNSNLFDYKGKLKWKATFHMWKFSPGSTTPTHQQLLPLGPNIGNPNMSDAVHLVATFQNGDIQGWVEYPACVSPEVKANDLMDSNNNIGTITKFYTQELGNISNRDPLHDMTEQEKDLIWKLREYCLSQIPNLLPRVIDCVDYTNQAQVRILNELLTRWPLLPIEKALQLLDYAYPDENVRRFAVKCLRQGTDDVVLRYLLQLSQALKHESYFQNELVDFLLERALTNQHIGHYLFWDLKAEMNSPAASLRFGLILEAYLTSAPEHMKILRQQNTLIEKCKASQRALEKFESSSRHHDKAKARFQSNVKTQFDGHHPFVNFGCPLNPGLKCESIKVESCRLMNSKMRPQMLVFKNMDANYRFGLGPELEDIILIYKKGDDLRQDQLTLQLLKVMDILWNRSGLDLRLNVYRCLATDTAEGLIEVVQSAETICRVQMAMSDYRTTAVFRKGLVLSWLKKINIGEEAMKRAQWEFTQSCAGYSVATYILGIGDRHNDNIMIKKNGQMFHIDFGHFLGNFKHKFGFRRERVPMILSSEFVDVISADCGQPDNFDRFRALCEESYLTIRKHGSLIISLLAMMISTGLPELSSEQDLHVIRSTLHLDRSEEYALEHFRKDFNESLRNAWTISLDWWFHMVNQLRNKGIKAQ from the exons ATGTTCAACGGAAGCCATGATAAGGCCAAGATCCAGTCTTCTTCCCGACCGTCCTCCCCCTGGCCTCGAGTTGTGTTTAGTCATAATGATCATGATAATAGTAATAGCTACAACGAGAACCACCATTTCAGGGAGAAGTTATTACTCCGATCCCGTCACTCGAAAATGACCGATTCGAGTGTGGAAAAAGGAGACAAGAGTGCCTTTTCTCGCCTTCGATCCGGTTCCATATCCACTGGGTTGTTCCTTGGGCATCATTCATCGAAGGTGCATCCCGAAAGATCCTCGATCAACTCGGAGACGTCATCAGCGTCATCATCGATTTGTGCCCATCGGTCCGATCAAAGCCCGCCTCCATTTCGCACGAGGTTGATGTTGCCCCGTCAAGAGTCCATCATGTCAGATCACGTGCTCATGTCGTTTGAAAGCGGTCCTGGGTCCGCTTTACTTCGGGGTCGCTCTGGATCTTTCAATGTCCCTAGGTCACCAGGGAGCCATG ACACTGACTTGTCGTCCCCACTGGTTTTGAGTCGCGAACGATCTCTGCACGATCTCAGTAGCGATATCAGTTATGTGGATCCGTTTGACCGAAGTCGAAACAGCTTGGAGCTTTTCGCTGAGAACGAGTTTTTTGGTGGAGTCTATTTAGGACCTGATGGGCGGGAAGATTTCGAAGAGATCAATTGTCTGCTCCCCAACGGTATAATCATGGACTTGTCCGTCCATCCGGATGATGAGATCATCGACATCAAACAACTGGTACTGAATCGAGCCACTACGGACG AGCGATTACCCCTTCGAGGCTGCTTGAACCCGGATGGAAGCCATTACACTCTGAAGTATGTCTCAAGCAATGGTGAGATCGAAACGTGCTACGATGAAGCCAAAACCCTCCGGGAGTTGAAGCCGTTCCAAAATCTGCTCAAGTTCGAACACAGAGTCAAGGACCAGGATTTGTATGAATTTCGCAACCAAATAG GGAAACTTATCGGCAAGAACTTGCAAGACTTTGATGAGCTTCGAAACCCGGAGGTCAACGATTTTCGGTGGCAAATGAAGTTATTCTGCCGTAAGATTGCTCAAGCGAGACGAATAAGATT GAAGGACTCTTGGGAAGCCCAAATTTTGTACCAGTTCCCTCCACGGATTGTTAGCAGTCCCTGTGATTCTCATTGCTACCAACGTCTCAAAGTTCGTTTGCTCTGGCATAGCGACGAAATCAACGAGATCTCGCCTAACGTAGAACCCAAGGATCTGATCCTGGAACTGGCCAACAAATTCCACCACACCGAGGATGAAGTCCAGAGGAGCTTCCTCAAAGTGGTCGGCGAGGATTCCTATTTGATTGGACAACATCGCATGATCGACTTTGAATACATCCGCGAGCAGATCTCCTTGcagaaattggccaaactgGTGGTAGTGGACGTGAAAGAGATCGACATTGTTCAAGCCAACGATCAGTTCTACAAAAGCTTAGAGAAGGGTGGCATCACACTCAAAACCGAAGTGAATCAACCTCTGTCGAGAAACACATCCCTGACCGCTCAGAGCTTCAATCTCATGGGATTGCCCTTACACTCCACGATCGATTCCACGAGTGTCGAGAACAAATTTGCCGTTATGATCAAAAGTCTCGAATACCCCAAGGAGTACCTCGCCAATGGCTCCTTCCGATGTCTTTGTCTGCAAATGGGAATTTACCACGGATCCAAACCTCTTTGCTCGCACGTCACGCACACAATAAGATGTGCAACGGCTGAACTGGAATCGGGAATTGTAAACGTGGACAAG GAGTTCCAATTTCGGTTGAAGATCTCAAGCCTCTCGCGGGAAAGCAAGATCTGCGTGAGTCTCTTCGACAAGCGTCGAACGAGCAACATCCCTTTGTTCTGGGtcaattccaatttgttcGATTACAAGGGCAAACTGAAATGGAAGGCCACATTTCACATGTGGAAGTTCTCGCCAGGGTCCACGACTCCCACTCATCAGCAGTTACTGCCCCTGGGACCCAATATCGGCAATCCAAACATGTCCGATGCCGTTCATTTGGTGGCCACATTTCAGAATGGCGACATTCAAGGTTGGGTCGAGTATCCCGCCTGTGTCAGTCCAGAGGTGAAGGCCAATGATCTGATGGACAGCAATAACAACATCGGGACTATCACCAAATTTTACACCCAAGAATTAGGGAACATCTCGAATCGAGATCCCCTTCACGACATGACCGAACAG GAGAAGGACCTGATCTGGAAGCTCCGGGAATACTGCTTGAGCCAGATCCCCAATCTCCTCCCCAGAGTGATCGATTGCGTGGATTACACGAATCAAGCTCAGGTTCGGATTCTGAATGAATTGCTCACTCGTTGGCCCCTTCTGCCCATAGAGAAAGCCCTCCAACTCCTCGATTACGCCTATCCGGATGAGAATGTGCGCAGATTTGCCGTGAAGTGTCTACGGCAAGGCACGGATGACGTGGTACTGCGATATCTTCTCCAACTCTCACAGGCTCTCAAACACGAGAGCTATTTCCAGAACGAGCTCGTGGATTTTCTCCTGGAAAGAGCCCTGACCAACCAACATATTGGGCATTATCTCTTTTGGGATCTGAAGGCGGAAATGAATTCGCCGGCGGCCAGTCTCCGCTTCGGACTCATCCTCGAGGCTTATCTGACGTCAGCACCCGAGCACATGAAGATCCTCCGTCAACAGAACACCCTCATCGAGAAGTGCAAGGCCTCTCAAAGGGCCCTGGAAAAGTTTGAATCCTCCTCCCGTCATCAtgacaaggccaaggccaggTTTCAATCCAATGTGAAAACTCAGTTTGACGGGCACCATCCATTTGTGAATTTCGGTTGCCCCTTGAATCCCGGACTCAAGTGTGAGAGTATCAAAGTCGAAAGCTGTCGACTCATGAACTCCAAGATGCGCCCACAAATGCTCGTGTTTAAGAATATGGACGCCAACTATAGATTCGGTCTGGGCCCAGAACTGGAGGACATCATTCTGATCTACAAGAAAGGCGACGATCTCCGGCAAGACCAGCTCACCCTCCAATTGCTCAAGGTGATGGACATCTTGTGGAACCGCTCAGGGCTGGACTTGAGACTGAATGTGTATCGATGCTTGGCCACGGATACCGCCGAGGGTCTCATAGAGGTGGTCCAAAGTGCCGAAACGATTTGTCGGGTCCAAATGGCCATGAGTGACTATCGGACCACGGCCGTGTTTCGCAAGGGTCTTGTACTGTCATGGCTGAAGAAGATCAACATCGGGGAAGAGGCCATGAAGCGAGCTCAATGGGAATTCACCCAATCCTGTGCGGGTTATTCGGTAGCCACTTACATTCTTG GGATTGGCGATCGCCACAATGACAACATCATGATCAAGAAGAATGGTCAAATGTTTCACATTGATTTTGGCCACTTCCTCGGGAATTTCAAGCACAAGTTCGGCTTTCGCCGCGAGCGAGTTCCAATGATACTCTCCTCGGAATTTGTGGACGTGATCAGCGCGGATTGCGGTCAACCCGACAATTTTGATCGCTTTCGAGCTCTTTGCGAGGAAAGCTACCTGACCATTCGCAAACACGGATCTCTTATTATCAGTCTTTTGGCCATGATGATCTCCACAGGATTGCCAGAGCTGAGTTCTGAGCAAGACCTCCATGTGATAAGATCGACGTTGCACTTGGACCGATCCGAGGAATACGCTTTGGAGCATTTCCGAAAGGATTTCAACGAGTCGCTCAGGAACGCGTGGACCATTTCCTTGGATTGGTGGTTCCATATGGTCAACCAATTGAGAAATAAGGGTATAAAAGCCCAATGA